Proteins from a genomic interval of Sugiyamaella lignohabitans strain CBS 10342 chromosome C, complete sequence:
- the PRM1 gene encoding pheromone-regulated protein PRM1, whose amino-acid sequence MSTVQQLALMSCSSAQSAMTSAMNLPQTLTNTANSLISMGIDESVAGLLATLRLLIIGVQNLVIFSLDMWVGTYACLAVSLIDGTITNVANATESIISFTNNELQSVTADLETGLDDISSALNDVAAFVSDMESFFSGDSDGISKVNLSINSLKNLQIPTSINLKLNDLKDNLPSYDTVKTAVENEIKEPFTLLYNQLNDTIRESINFRPAPFTASPQNSSIYCTPQQINTLFNEISHDIDVLLKAFLITMAVMVVLICVPVAYQEYSKLRWLNTCADLKSDRIKTSTKQANLIIINMAMNRWTVRLQDMVARVVESDNNKAMSRWLIDYVTYHPMFNCLVIGLLGILVVILQFSLLAIIKRELPKLGSQVSNIESNFAHAINQQLTSWVNSTNNAINDTEASINSNLFGWVDTGTTSINNTLTQFQKSMNTALNETFQGTPLYDAVSSVVQCVIGGKISEAIEGLTWVHNEAHVTLPRISPSLVLGPTNNTIVGNQTLTRIQGSSLFPIDHVVFLDSGISDVSQSIDTVVNALIGTYTKSLMVELYVSISLIAIWLSFAIIALLYCYVKAVKSESHPSHDMSESVKGESNIPPLPAANPCPGYFENVIEEGWRYNWFHPPSFLAGNLYKNSPLASPASTTVPRPPPLPTPVAFMETRPLSVRLKHSSMVRYSTKADSDYLKD is encoded by the coding sequence ATGTCAACTGTCCAGCAGTTAGCCCTCATGTCTTGCAGCTCTGCACAGAGTGCTATGACGTCTGCAATGAACCTGCCTCAAACTTTGACCAACACAGCGAATTCGCTGATTTCAATGGGAATTGACGAGAGTGTAGCTGGTCTACTTGCAACTCTACGTTTACTAATTATAGGGGTTCAAAATTTGGTGATTTTTTCATTAGACATGTGGGTCGGTACTTACGCATGTTTGGCAGTCAGTCTGATTGATGGAACCATTACCAATGTAGCCAATGCTACAGAGTCAATTATCAGCTTTACCAACAATGAGCTCCAGTCTGTTACTGCAGACTTGGAGACTGGTTTGGACGATATTTCTAGTGCTCTGAACGATGTGGCTGCTTTTGTGTCTGACATGGAGAGCTTCTTCTCAGGCGATAGTGACGGTATAAGCAAAGTGAATTTGAGCATAAATTCTTTAAAGAATTTGCAAATCCCCACGTCAATAAACTTGAAGCTAAATGATCTGAAGGATAATCTTCCTAGCTATGACACGGTGAAAACAGCCGTTGAAAACGAAATAAAAGAACCATTCACATTACTTTATAATCAGCTGAACGATACAATTAGAGAGTCGATCAATTTCAGGCCTGCCCCATTCACTGCTTCTCCTCAGAATAGCAGTATATATTGTACACCTCAGCAAATCAATACCTTGTTTAATGAAATTTCACATGATATTGATGTACTGTTGAAGGCATTTCTTATCACTATGGCTGTCATGGTCGTGCTGATTTGCGTTCCAGTTGCGTACCAAGAATACAGTAAACTGAGATGGTTAAATACTTGCGCTGATCTCAAGAGTGATAGAATTAAAACTTCTACAAAACAAGCAAATTTGATCATTATAAACATGGCGATGAATCGTTGGACTGTACGTCTTCAAGATATGGTCGCCAGAGTCGTTGAATCTGATAATAACAAGGCTATGTCGAGGTGGTTGATAGACTATGTCACTTACCATCCCATGTTCAACTGTCTCGTTATTGGGTTACTTGGTATTTTGGTTGTTATCCTGCAATTTTCCCTTCTGGCAATCATAAAGAGAGAGCTTCCGAAATTGGGTTCACAAGTATCGAATATAGAATCAAATTTTGCTCATGCCATAAATCAGCAGCTCACTTCTTGGGTAAACTCGACAAATAATGCTATAAACGATACCGAAGCTAGCATTAATAGCAATTTATTTGGGTGGGTTGATACGGGGACTACTTCGATAAATAATACGTTGACACAGTTTCAGAAGTCCATGAACACAGCACTCAATGAGACATTTCAGGGCACACCACTTTACGATGCTGTATCTAGTGTCGTTCAATGTGTCATAGGTGGTAAGATAAGCGAAGCAATTGAAGGGCTAACCTGGGTTCATAATGAGGCACATGTGACACTTCCTAGAATAAGTCCGTCTTTGGTATTAGGACCTACAAATAACACGATAGTAGGCAATCAAACATTGACTCGAATTCAAGGATCTTCTTTATTTCCTATAGATCATGTTGTTTTTCTCGATAGCGGCATATCGGACGTTTCTCAGTCTATTGATACAGTTGTCAATGCCTTGATTGGCACATATACGAAAAGCTTGATGGTTGAGCTGTATGTGTCTATATCTCTGATTGCAATATGGCTCTCCTTTGCAATTATTGCTCTCCTGTATTGTTATGTGAAAGCAGTGAAATCAGAATCCCATCCCAGTCATGACATGTCAGAATCAGTTAAAGGCGAATCCAACATCCCTCCTCTGCCCGCTGCTAACCCATGTCCCGGATACTTTGAGAACGTTATAGAGGAAGGCTGGAGATATAATTGGTTTCATCCTCCTTCTTTCTTGGCTGGTAATCTCTATAAAAATTCTCCGTTGGCCTCTCCTGCCTCAACTACGGTACCTCGACCACCACCTTTACCAACTCCAGTAGCTTTCATGGAGACTCGACCGCTGTCGGTGAGATTAAAACATTCATCGATGGTACGATATAGTACTAAGGCGGACTCTGACTATCTCAAAGACTAA
- the ATM1 gene encoding ATP-binding cassette Fe/S cluster precursor transporter ATM1 (Mitochondrial inner membrane ATP-binding cassette (ABC) transporter; exports mitochondrially synthesized precursors of iron-sulfur (Fe/S) clusters to the cytosol; GO_component: GO:0016021 - integral component of membrane [Evidence IBA,IEA,IEA]; GO_component: GO:0016021 - integral component of membrane [Evidence ISM] [PMID 12192589]; GO_component: GO:0016020 - membrane [Evidence IEA]; GO_component: GO:0005743 - mitochondrial inner membrane [Evidence IEA,IEA]; GO_component: GO:0005743 - mitochondrial inner membrane [Evidence IDA] [PMID 7828591]; GO_component: GO:0005739 - mitochondrion [Evidence IEA]; GO_component: GO:0005739 - mitochondrion [Evidence IDA] [PMID 16823961]; GO_function: GO:0005524 - ATP binding [Evidence IEA,IEA]; GO_function: GO:0016887 - ATPase activity [Evidence IEA]; GO_function: GO:0016887 - ATPase activity [Evidence IDA] [PMID 16754360]; GO_function: GO:0042626 - ATPase activity, coupled to transmembrane movement of substances [Evidence IEA]; GO_function: GO:0042626 - ATPase activity, coupled to transmembrane movement of substances [Evidence IMP,ISS] [PMID 7828591]; GO_function: GO:0017111 - nucleoside-triphosphatase activity [Evidence IEA]; GO_function: GO:0000166 - nucleotide binding [Evidence IEA,IEA]; GO_process: GO:0006200 - ATP catabolic process [Evidence IEA]; GO_process: GO:0006879 - cellular iron ion homeostasis [Evidence IMP] [PMID 9428742]; GO_process: GO:0006811 - ion transport [Evidence IEA]; GO_process: GO:0055072 - iron ion homeostasis [Evidence IEA]; GO_process: GO:0008152 - metabolic process [Evidence IEA]; GO_process: GO:0055085 - transmembrane transport [Evidence IBA,IEA]; GO_process: GO:0006810 - transport [Evidence IEA,IEA]) yields the protein MLSSGCVLGRNVLIAGRGSIGLSRHLGTAAARASSRIPGGSGPKLRFILPGAFLHGSHGLNSATGSAGFHTVSAVLAGNNSASKTASESVAKTESDNAQKLASTDTKTTTTTTPSEGNKSSKSSTTSSYLSEQQEPEEKKFHNTILRQLFKYLWPKDNLSAKVRVVIALSLLVGSKVLNVQVPFFFKDIIDNMNVDWTTQVGEVSTVVGAMVLGYGLARFGSVLFGELRNAIFATVAQKAIRQVATNTFEHLLKLDLGFHLSRQTGAMTRAIERGTKGISYVLTSMVFHIIPLTLEISIVSGILTWNYGFQFAAMAVGTMAAYSIFTIKTTSWRSQFRRDANRADNVAANVALDSLINYESVKYFNNEKFQVAKYDVALKDYEKSSIKIATSLAYLNSGQNFIFSSALTAIMYMACSGVADGSLSVGDLVLVNQLVFQLSVPLNFLGSVYRDLKQSLWDMEALFKLQDVNVTIKEPADARPYQYKGGEIRFENVTFGYHADRPILKNATFVIPSGQRVALVGSSGSGKSTILRLLFRFYDVQEGRILVDGQDIRNMTLESIRQSIAVVPQDTPLFNDTIRNNIHYGRLSATNEEVEEVAERAELGKLISQLPDGYETQVGERGLMISGGEKQRLAISRVLLKKSPIIFFDEATSALDTETEKALLQNINYNLKELRATSVFIAHRLKTVADTDKIIVLRNGTVAEEGKHQDLLQNPNSLYYNMWKAQEHHDHTEVEEGEKQTIESA from the coding sequence ATGCTGTCTTCTGGATGCGTTTTGGGACGGAATGTCCTGATAGCAGGTCGGGGATCAATAGGTCTAAGCAGGCACCTGGGAACGGCAGCTGCTCGTGCCTCTTCGAGGATACCAGGTGGCAGCGGTCCTAAACTGCGATTTATACTTCCGGGAGCTTTTCTGCATGGAAGTCATGGGTTGAATTCGGCAACAGGGAGTGCTGGGTTCCATACGGTTTCTGCTGTATTGGCTGGTAACAATAGTGCTTCTAAGACCGCAAGTGAAAGTGTGGCTAAGACTGAATCCGACAATGCTCAGAAGCTAGCTTCTACGGATACAaaaacgacgacgacgactaCTCCGTCTGAAGGGAAtaaaagttcaaaaagtAGTACTACGAGCTCGTATCTTTCAGAACAACAGGAGCCGGAGGAGAAAAAGTTTCACAATACAATTCTGCGGCAACTTTTCAAGTATCTATGGCCGAAGGACAATTTGTCTGCCAAGGTGAGAGTGGTTATTGCCCTTTCTTTACTGGTGGGTTCGAAAGTACTCAATGTTCAGGTGCCATTCTTTTTTAAAGATATCATTGATAACATGAATGTCGACTGGACCACTCAGGTGGGTGAGGTATCGACAGTAGTTGGTGCAATGGTTTTGGGATATGGTCTTGCTAGATTTGGATCCGTTCTTTTTGGTGAGCTTCGAAACGCCATTTTTGCTACAGTTGCTCAAAAGGCTATTCGCCAGGTTGCAACAAACACTTTTGAACATTTACTGAAATTGGATCTCGGGTTCCATCTTTCGAGACAGACAGGTGCCATGACTAGAGCCATTGAAAGAGGTACTAAAGGTATCAGTTATGTCCTTACTTCAATGGTTTTCCACATTATTCCTCTTACTCTTGAAATCAGTATTGTGAGTGGTATACTTACCTGGAATTATGGATTCCAATTTGCAGCCATGGCTGTAGGAACCATGGCAGCATATTCCATATTTACAATCAAGACGACTTCATGGCGATCCCAGTTTCGACGAGATGCCAATCGTGCCGATAACGTGGCAGCAAATGTTGCTCTTGACAGTTTGATCAACTACGAATCAGTCAAGTATTTCAATAACGAGAAATTTCAAGTCGCCAAATATGACGTTGCTTTGAAAGATTATGAAAAGTCGTCAATTAAAATCGCCACATCTCTGGCATATTTGAATTCGGGTCAGAATTTCATCTTTTCCTCTGCATTGACTGCTATTATGTACATGGCATGTTCGGGAGTGGCTGATGGAAGTCTTAGTGTTGGTGACTTAGTTCTTGTGAACCAGTTAGTGTTCCAGCTTTCAGTACCCTTGAACTTCTTAGGTTCTGTTTACAGAGATTTAAAACAATCGCTTTGGGATATGGAAGCTCTGTTTAAGCTTCAGGATGTCAATGTCACTATAAAGGAGCCAGCAGATGCCCGACCCTACCAATACAAGGGAGGTGAGATCAGGTTCGAGAACGTGACTTTTGGCTACCACGCTGATAGACctattttgaagaatgCCACATTTGTCATTCCTAGCGGCCAGAGAGTAGCACTTGTTGGATCCAGTGGATCTGGTAAGTCGACTATTCTCAGACTGCTTTTCAGATTTTACGATGTTCAAGAAGGCCGTATTTTAGTGGATGGACAAGATATCAGAAACATGACTTTGGAATCTATTAGGCAATCTATTGCAGTAGTCCCTCAAGACACCCCTTTATTTAACGATACTATTCGAAATAACATTCACTATGGAAGACTCAGTGCCACAAACGAGGAGGTAGAAGAAGTGGCCGAAAGAGCAGAGTTAGGAAAATTAATAAGCCAGCTTCCTGATGGTTATGAGACTCAGGTTGGTGAGCGTGGTCTTATgatttctggtggtgagaaGCAAAGGCTGGCAATTTCACGAGTGCTTTTAAAGAAATCACCAATAATATTCTTTGATGAAGCGACCTCTGCACTGGATACTGAGACTGAAAAGGCTCTATTACAGAATATCAATTATAATCTTAAAGAGCTGAGGGCTACATCAGTATTTATTGCTCATAGATTGAAGACTGTAGCTGATACTGATAAGATCATTGTCCTTCGCAATGGTACTGTGGCTGAAGAGGGCAAACACCAGGATCTCTTACAAAATCCCAACTCTTTGTATTATAATATGTGGAAAGCACAAGAGCATCATGACCACACTGAAGTAGAGGAGGGGGAGAAGCAGACCATCGAGTCTGCCTAA